The following coding sequences lie in one Arachis hypogaea cultivar Tifrunner chromosome 9, arahy.Tifrunner.gnm2.J5K5, whole genome shotgun sequence genomic window:
- the LOC112712320 gene encoding probable protein phosphatase 2C 11, with the protein MISNNEDRSATAARAAASSSSSSSDDRPAPPAAPNIVMSSKDHDSLFSGGGISFLSGSRNGRFSYGYSSFKGKRSSMEDFFETKISEVDGQTVAFFGVFDGHGGSRTAEYLKDNLFKNLSSHPDFIKDTKTAIVEAFKQTDVDYLNEEKGHQRDAGSTASTAMLLGDRILVANVGDSRVVASRAGTAVPLSIDHKPDRSDERQRIEEAGGFIIWAGTWRVGGVLAVSRAFGDKLLKPYVVADPEIKEEEIDGVDFIIIASDGLWNVISNKEAVSLVQNITDAEVASRELIKEAYARGSSDNITCVVVRFDLS; encoded by the exons ATGATTTCTAATAACGAAGACCGTTCCGCCACCGCGGCCCGAGctgcagcttcttcttcttcttcttcaagtgaTGATCGGCCCGCACCGCCGGCAGCACCCAACATTGTGATGTCGTCGAAGGATCACGATTCTCTCTTCAGCGGTGGTGGCATCAG CTTTCTCTCTGGAAGTCGAAATGGAAGATTTAGCTATGGATATTCCAGTTTCAAGGGTAAAAGGTCTTCAATGGAGGATTTTTTTGAGACCAAGATATCAGAGGTTGATGGTCAGACTGTTGCCTTTTTTGGTGTTTTTGATG gtcATGGAGGTTCCCGAACTGCAGAATACCTGAAGGATAATCTGTTTAAAAATTTAAGTAGCCATCCTGACTTTATCAAAGACACAAAGACTGCTATTG TTGAAGCATTTAAACAAACAGATGTTGATTATCTCAATGAGGAAAAGGGCCATCAGAGGGATGCTGGGTCCACTGCATCAACAGCTATGTTGTTGGGCGACCGAATTCTTGTTGCAAATGTTGGCGATTCCAGAGTAGTTGCATCCAGAGCTGGTACAG CTGTTCCTTTGTCTATCGATCACAAACCTGATAGATCTGATGAGCGTCAAAGGATTGAGGAGGCAGGGGGATTCATAATTTGGGCAG GGACATGGAGAGTTGGTGGTGTTCTTGCTGTTTCCCGTGCATTTGGAGATAAACTTCTTAAACCATACGTTGTTGCTGACCCAGAGATTAAG GAAGAAGAAATAGATGGTGTGGATTTTATCATAATCGCCAGTGATGGTCTTTGGAATGTCATATCAAACAAG GAGGCAGTGTCTTTAGTACAAAATATCACAGATGCAGAAGTGGCGTCCAGAGAACTCATTAAAGAAGCTTATGCGCGAGGAAGCTCAGACAACATCACTTGTGTCGTCGTTCGATTTGATCTCTCCTGA